The following coding sequences are from one Capsicum annuum cultivar UCD-10X-F1 chromosome 3, UCD10Xv1.1, whole genome shotgun sequence window:
- the LOC124896564 gene encoding AT-hook motif nuclear-localized protein 13-like, translating to MDSRNHPQRQPQPHHDDHQSLPESHELEQPVSDMVHVIVSFNQHEQLNLRQNPISSVSALTPVVNQADSIAIAPVLSENLVKKSRERPPGSEKKKQPETSDSGAPASETPAKKARGRPPCSGKKKQPETSGTIGISSVNHIIHVDIGEA from the exons atGGATTCTCGAAATCACCCTCAACGTCAACCCCAACCCCACCACGATGACCACCAATCCCTACCCGAATCCCACGAACTTGAGCAACCTGTAAGTGATATGGTGCACGTGATAGTCTCTTTCAACCAACACGAACAACTGAATCTCCGCCAAAATCCTATCAGTTCGGTTTCTGCTCTTACTCCAGTGGTGAATCAAGCAGATTCTATTGCTATTGCTCCTGTTCTTTCAGAAAATCTAGTTAAGAAATCCCGTGAAAGGCCCCCAGGCTCCGAAAAGAAGAAGCAACCAGAAACTTCAG ATTCCGGTGCACCTGCTTCAGAAACCCCGGCTAAGAAGGCCCGTGGGAGGCCCCCTTGCTCTGGAAAGAAGAAGCAACCAGAAACTTCAG GTACAATTGGAATTTCCTCTGTGAATCATATAATCCATGTGGACATTGGGGAG GCTTGA
- the LOC107866481 gene encoding AT-hook motif nuclear-localized protein 7-like: MTHEGKFDIISLTGSFMRSENGITGGLNLSMTRPDGSFFGGVVEGKLRAATPVQVVVRSFFPDMEKPESKPPSSTPTPNELNFDPPVSKAASPSTPSSTHLM; this comes from the exons ATGACACATGAG GGTAAATTTGACATCATCTCATTAACGGGGTCATTCATGCGGTCAGAAAATGGTATAACAGGTGGACTTAACCTTTCAATGACTAGGCCAGATGGTAGTTTTTTCGGCGGTGTTGTTGAAGGAAAGCTCAGGGCTGCCACTCCGGTACAG GTGGTTGTGAGAAGCTTTTTTCCGGACATGGAAAAGCCCGAGTCTAAGCCaccatcttcaactccaactcccaATGAGTTGAATTTTGATCCTCCGGTCTCAAAGGCGGCGTCTCCTTCAACTCCATCTTCAACTCATCTGATGTGA